Proteins encoded together in one Carboxydothermus pertinax window:
- the rpsF gene encoding 30S ribosomal protein S6, with the protein MLRQYEVMYILHPELDAEKTESIIERFKGMIEQEGGEVTKIDRWGKRRFAYEIKKLREGYYVVMNFKAKAETAQELDRLLRISDDVVRHIVIREDK; encoded by the coding sequence ATGCTGCGCCAGTACGAAGTAATGTACATTTTGCATCCGGAGCTTGATGCGGAAAAAACCGAAAGCATTATTGAGAGATTTAAAGGGATGATTGAACAGGAAGGCGGCGAAGTAACCAAAATCGACCGCTGGGGCAAACGGCGTTTTGCCTATGAAATTAAAAAGCTCCGGGAAGGCTATTATGTGGTAATGAACTTTAAAGCCAAAGCGGAAACTGCACAAGAGCTTGACCGGCTTTTAAGAATTTCCGATGATGTTGTGCGGCATATTGTTATTCGGGAAGACAAGTAA
- a CDS encoding single-stranded DNA-binding protein, with protein sequence MFNKVILIGRLTRDPELRHTPQGTPVASITVAVDRPFTTKEGQRETDFIDVVVWQKLAETVARVLSKGRLIMVEGRLQIRSYTDKEGQKRRVYEVVGENVRFLDKPKTAGVAPATAGEFPAVDFDPADFGTEIEISDEDIPF encoded by the coding sequence ATGTTTAATAAAGTTATTTTAATAGGGAGGCTGACCCGGGACCCGGAGCTTAGACATACACCCCAGGGAACGCCGGTAGCATCGATAACGGTGGCGGTGGACCGCCCCTTCACTACTAAAGAGGGTCAGCGGGAAACCGATTTTATTGATGTAGTAGTCTGGCAGAAACTTGCCGAAACTGTCGCCCGGGTTTTATCTAAAGGGCGGCTCATTATGGTGGAAGGTAGGCTTCAAATTCGAAGCTATACCGATAAAGAAGGGCAAAAACGCAGGGTTTATGAAGTAGTGGGAGAAAACGTCCGGTTTTTGGATAAACCTAAGACTGCCGGGGTAGCCCCAGCTACTGCCGGTGAATTCCCAGCGGTAGATTTTGACCCGGCGGATTTTGGAACCGAAATTGAAATTAGTGATGAAGATATCCCATTTTAA
- the rpsR gene encoding 30S ribosomal protein S18, with translation MKKEKGGRRKKRVCAFCMDKITDIDYKDVNRLKKYITERGKILPRRISGNCARHQRRLTTAIKRARIMALLPFTVE, from the coding sequence GTGAAAAAAGAAAAAGGTGGCCGCCGCAAAAAGCGGGTTTGTGCTTTTTGCATGGACAAGATAACGGATATAGATTATAAAGACGTAAATCGTCTTAAAAAATACATTACCGAGCGGGGGAAAATCCTTCCCCGGAGGATTTCCGGGAACTGTGCCCGGCACCAGAGACGCCTTACAACTGCTATTAAACGGGCGAGAATTATGGCGTTACTGCCTTTCACTGTAGAATAA